A window from Carassius gibelio isolate Cgi1373 ecotype wild population from Czech Republic chromosome B3, carGib1.2-hapl.c, whole genome shotgun sequence encodes these proteins:
- the LOC127953729 gene encoding G-protein coupled estrogen receptor 1: MEEQTTTVIQIYINGTEQFNASYDFNLTDVKESIDTYEFYIIGLFLSCLYTIFLFPIGFIGNILILVVNLNHRDKMTIPDLYFVNLAVADLILVADSLIEVFNLNEKYYDYAVLCTFMSLFLQVNMYSSIFFLTWMSFDRYIALASSMSSSPLRTMQHAKLSCCLIWMASILATLLPFTIVQTQHTGEVHFCFANVFEIQWLEVTIGFLVPFSIIGLCYSLIVRILMRAQKHKGLWPRRQKALRMIVVVVLVFFICWLPENVFISIQLLQGTADPSKRSDTTLWHDYPLTGHIVNLAAFSNSCLNPIIYSFLGETFRDKLRLFIKRKASWSVVYRFCNHTLDLHIPVRSESEV; encoded by the coding sequence ATGGAAGAGCAGACTACCACTGTAATTCAGATTTACATAAATGGCACTGAGCAGTTCAATGCTTCTTATGACTTCAACCTAACTGATGTGAAAGAAAGCATAGACACCTATGAGTTTTACATCATCGGCCTGTTTCTCTCCTGCCTGTACACCATATTCCTGTTCCCCATTGGCTTCATTGGGAACATCCTCATTTTGGTGGTCAACCTCAACCATAGGGACAAGATGACCATCCCTGATCTGTACTTCGTCAACCTGGCCGTGGCGGACCTTATTCTGGTGGCAGACTCGCTCATCGAAGTCTTCAATCTCAATGAGAAGTACTATGACTACGCTGTCCTCTGTACCTTCATGTCGCTGTTCCTCCAGGTGAACATGTACAGCAGCATCTTCTTCCTAACATGGATGAGTTTCGACCGATACATTGCTCTGGCTAGCTCTATGAGCAGCAGTCCACTGCGAACCATGCAGCACGCCAAACTCAGCTGCTGCCTCATCTGGATGGCCTCCATCCTGGCGACTCTGCTTCCTTTCACCATCGTGCAGACCCAACACACCGGCGAGGTACACTTCTGCTTTGCCAATGTTTTTGAGATCCAGTGGCTCGAGGTGACGATCGGATTTCTGGTGCCCTTCTCCATCATCGGCCTGTGCTACTCCCTGATCGTCCGCATCCTCATGCGGGCCCAGAAGCATAAAGGACTGTGGCCACGCCGGCAGAAGGCTCTGCGCATGATTGTGGTGGTGGTGCTGGTGTTCTTTATTTGCTGGCTGCCCGAGAATGTTTTCATTAGCATTCAACTGCTCCAAGGCACAGCTGACCCATCGAAACGCAGCGACACCACACTGTGGCATGACTACCCCTTGACTGGACACATCGTCAACCTGGCTGCGTTCTCCAACAGCTGCCTAAATCCGATCATTTACAGCTTCCTCGGGGAGACTTTCAGAGACAAGCTGCGGCTCTTCATCAAGCGGAAAGCCAGCTGGTCTGTGGTCTACCGCTTCTGTAATCACACCCTGGATTTGCACATCCCTGTCAGGAGCGAGTCGGAAGTGTAG
- the LOC127953565 gene encoding probable G-protein coupled receptor 146, with product MWRCMVYNETDNSVDLRLCQDFGLILSVFSLVYLIICFPVGLCYNVLLVVVNLSNKVTMTMPDVYFVNIAIAGLVLNLVAPVELLGPSFTRWPMWEYNNELYITLLILFNISSLVIMYSTTLLSLDYYIERALPRTYMSSVYNTKHVCGFIWGGAVLTSFSSLLFYVCNHVSTKIIECSKMQNKEAADAIMMFIGYVVPAVAVLYAFVLILRIRKESTPLDQDSGRLDPSIHRLLLASVCVQFLLWTPYYMTLLVHTVAGAPGSHPNKQHLTTYFFLRCLSELLAFSSSFAIPLMYRQMNKNFSHKLQRLLKRLHCRDQSCPHERSAVQQVVT from the coding sequence ATGTGGCGCTGCATGGTTTACAATGAGACGGACAACAGCGTGGACCTCCGGCTCTGCCAGGACTTTGGACTCATCCTGTCCGTCTTCTCTCTGGTGTACCTCATCATCTGCTTTCCAGTGGGGCTCTGCTACAATGTCCTGCTGGTGGTGGTCAACCTTTCCAACAAGGTCACTATGACCATGCCTGACGTCTACTTTGTGAACATAGCCATTGCTGGCCTGGTGCTCAACTTGGTGGCCCCAGTAGAGCTTCTGGGGCCCAGTTTTACACGCTGGCCCATGTGGGAGTACAACAACGAGCTCTACATTACCCTTCTCATTCTCTTCAACATCTCCTCTCTAGTCATCATGTACTCCACGACCTTGCTCAGTCTGGACTATTACATCGAGCGGGCTCTCCCGCGCACCTACATGTCCAGCGTCTACAACACCAAGCACGTCTGCGGCTTCATCTGGGGCGGTGCCGTTCTCACCAGCTTCTCTTCTCTGCTCTTCTACGTATGCAACCACGTCTCCACTAAGATCATCGAGTGCTCCAAGATGCAGAACAAAGAGGCGGCTGATGCCATCATGATGTTCATTGGGTACGTGGTGCCAGCGGTGGCTGTGCTTTACGCATTCGTGCTAATCCTCCGCATCAGGAAGGAGTCCACCCCTTTGGACCAGGACTCTGGGAGGCTCGATCCATCCATCCACAGGTTGCTGCTGgcctctgtgtgcgtgcagtttCTTCTATGGACTCCATACTACATGACCTTACTGGTGCACACAGTGGCTGGAGCTCCTGGGAGCCATCCCAACAAACAGCACCTCACCACATACTTCTTCTTGAGATGTTTATCCGAGCTGCTCGCCTTCAGCAGTAGCTTCGCCATTCCCCTCATGTACAGGCAAATGAACAAGAACTTTTCCCATAAACTCCAGCGGCTTCTAAAGAGGTTGCACTGCAGGGACCAATCGTGTCCTCACGAACGCTCCGCAGTACAGCAGGTGGTCACATGA